In Macadamia integrifolia cultivar HAES 741 chromosome 13, SCU_Mint_v3, whole genome shotgun sequence, one DNA window encodes the following:
- the LOC122058922 gene encoding ent-kaurene synthase TSP4, chloroplastic — translation MSLSYPRDVLLNKSRRWRSSSVSVSLDAGLKIAQISKDATVCFQGPKERIKELFSKVELSVSSYDTAWVAMVPSPSSPQYPYFPKCVTWLLENQLPDGSWGLPHSKSMLIKDALSSTLACVLALKRWNAGEEHVKKGIHFIVSNFASATNEKQHSPIGFDIIFPGMIDYAKDIGLNIPLSPSILDSLLCKRHLEFKRASTSCSERRKAYLAYVAEGLGKLQDWNEVMKYQRENGSLFNSPSTTAAAFIHFQDANCLNYLHSVLERFGDAVPTTYPSDTYTRLCMVDILVGLGIDRHFRDEIKVVLDETYRYWLQGDDEIFLDPATCAMAFRILRINGYDVPSDALAQFDEDHYFCDPLIGHMGDINAPIELYKASEIMISNEPVLENLNFFLSRYLKQGLSNDSLPVDGVHIYTSKETFHWRHIYLNPPLGMLQVEYTLGFPHYASLERLQSRSNIENYNVNSLRILKTAYRSLNISNRNFLQLAMEDFNFCQEICRKELQHLELWVKENKLDKLKFARQKLVYCYFSGAATLFSPELSDARMAWAKNGVLTTVVDDFFDDRGSKEELVNLIELVEKWDGSEAAHFCSEQVQIIYSALYNTINELGNKAFAWQQRTITSNIIEIWLSLLNSMMEETEWARNNLAPTIDEYMTNGYVSIALGPIVLPALYFVGPELSEEVVNSTEYYNLYKLMSTCGRLLNDVQGFKREAEQGKLNGVFLRMMHSCSGNITKEEAIKEIRAVIVSNRRQLLKLVLKREGSVVPRACKDVFWKMSKILHLFYMRNDGFTSPTEMVNYVNAVIYDPINLI, via the exons ATGTCTCTCTCTTACCCTCGCGATGTCCTCCTCAACAAATCCAGAAGGTGGAGGAGCTCATCTGTTTCAG TTTCTTTGGATGCCGGATTGAAGATTGCACAGATATCTAAAGATGCAACTGTG TGCTTTCAAGGGCCTAAGGAAAGAATTAAGGAATTGTTCTCAAAGGTTGAGCTCTCAGTTTCTTCCTATGACACTGCTTGGGTTGCAATGGTCCCTTCTCCTAGTTCCCCTCAGTACCCTTATTTCCCCAAGTGTGTAACCTGGTTATTGGAGAATCAGCTCCCTGATGGTTCATGGGGTCTTCCACATTCCAAGTCCATGCTCATTAAAGATGCCTTGTCCTCCACATTGGCATGTGTGCTTGCACTCAAACGTTGGAATGCTGGTGAAGAACATGTTAAAAAGG GAATTCATTTTATTGTGTCTAACTTTGCATCGGCAACTAATGAGAAGCAACATTCTCCAATTGGCTTTGATATCATATTTCCTGGGATGATTGATTATGCTAAAGACATCGGTTTAAATATTCCTCTTAGCCCATCAATTCTAGATTCTTTACTTTGCAAGAGACACTTGGAGTTCAAAAG AGCTTCTACAAGCTGTTCCGAGAGAAGGAAGGCATATCTAGCATATGTTGCAGAAGGACTGGGAAAGTTACAGGATTGGAATGAGGTCATGAAATATCAAAGGGAAAATGGATCTCTGTTTAATTCACCATCTACAACTGCAGCTGCGTTTATTCACTTTCAGGATGCTAACTGCCTCAATTACTTGCACTCAGTCTTAGAAAGGTTTGGCGATGCAG TTCCAACAACTTATCCGTCAGATACATATACTCGTCTTTGTATGGTTGACATTCTGGTGGGTTTGGGAATTGATCGTCATTTTAGGGATGAAATTAAAGTTGTTTTGGATGAAACATACAG ATACTGGTTGCAGGGTGATGACGAGATATTCTTAGACCCTGCCACATGTGCCATGGCATTTCGGATCTTACGTATAAATGGATATGATGTCCCTTCTG ATGCATTAGCTCAATTTGATGAAGACCATTATTTTTGTGATCCACTCATTGGACATATGGGGGACATCAATGCTCCAATCGAGTTATACAAGGCCTCAGAAATCATGATATCTAATGAACCAGTTCTAGAGAACCTGAATTTCTTTTTAAGTCGTTATCTGAAACAGGGATTATCCAATGATTCATTGCCTGTGGATGGAGTCCATATATATACAAGCAAAGAG ACCTTTCATTGGAGGCACATATACCTGAACCCTCCTCTTGGTATGCTACAGGTGGAATATACCCTAGGATTCCCCCACTATGCCAGTTTGGAACGACTCCAGAGCAGGAGTAATATTGAGAATTACAATGTAAATAGTTTGAGGATTCTGAAAACGGCATACAG GTCCTTAAATATTAGCAATCGAAATTTCCTACAGCTGGCAATGGAAGACTTCAATTTCTGTCAAGAAATCTGCCGTAAAGAACTCCAGCATCTAGAGTT GTGGGTGAAAGAGAACAAATTAGATAAGCTAAAGTTTGCAAGGCAGAAACTGGTGTACTGTTACTTCTCTGGTGCAGCAACCCTTTTCTCTCCTGAGCTATCTGATGCCCGCATGGCCTGGGCCAAAAATGGTGTCCTCACTACAGTGGTTGATGACTTCTTTGACGACAGAGGTTCTAAAGAAGAATTAGTAAATCTTATTGAATTGGTTGAGAA GTGGGATGGAAGCGAGGCCGCTCATTTTTGTTCTGAACAAGTGCAAATCATATATTCAGCACTTTACAATACAATCAATGAGCTTGGAAACAAAGCATTTGCATGGCAACAGCGCACCATCACTAGCAACATAATTGAGATT TGGCTCAGCTTGCTTAATTCCATGATGGAGGAGACAGAGTGGGCTAGAAACAATTTAGCACCAACAATTGATGAATATATGACAAATGGATATGTATCAATTGCCTTGGGACCTATTGTTCTCCCAGCTCTTTATTTTGTTGGGCCCGAGCTTTCAGAGGAGGTTGTCAACAGTACAGAGTACTATAATCTATACAAGCTTATGAGCACATGTGGGCGTCTCCTCAATGATGTCCAGGGCTTCAAG AGGGAAGCAGAGCAAGGGAAACTGAATGGTGTTTTCTTGCGAATGATGCACAGCTGCTCTGGCAATATTACCAAAGAAGAGGCCATAAAAGAGATCAGGGCTGTCATTGTGAGTAATAGGAGGCAACTCCTAAAATTAGTATTGAAGAGAGAGGGAAGTGTAGTTCCAAGAGCATGCAAGGATGTGTTTTGGAAGATGAGCAAAATACTCCACCTCTTCTACATGAGAAATGATGGGTTCACATCTCCAACGGAAATGGTCAATTATGTGAATGCAGTCATTTATGATCCAATCAATTTGATATAG
- the LOC122059234 gene encoding S-adenosyl-L-methionine:benzoic acid/salicylic acid carboxyl methyltransferase 3-like produces MEVQQVLHMNGGDGETSYATNSNLQKLVITKAKPVVIRSISDLFTTNLPPCLRVADLGCSSGPNTLLVISEIIEAIDEICHQLNCNTPEFQVFLNDLPSNDFNTIFKSLPVFYEQLKKEKGEKFGPCSITGLPGSFYERLFPSNTIDFIHSSSSLHWLSQVPSTVENNKGNIYLARTSPPSVLRAYLDQFQKDFSLFLSLRSKELIPQGRMVLTMIGRRSEDPFGKDCYFWELLSKSLNDLVSEGLIDERKVDSFNLPYYIPSRKELEAIVCAEGSFYLDQLEIFDVNWDASDDDDIKEFMFDRFMSGQKVAKCIRAATESLLACHFGYVVIDVLFNRYMEYVSDHLSKDEGKFFNLVVSLRGK; encoded by the exons ATGGAAGTCCAACAAGTTCTCCACATGAATGGGGGGGATGGAGAAACTAGCTATGCTACTAACTCCAACcttcaa AAACTGGTGATAACCAAGGCAAAGCCAGTGGTGATTCGGAGTATTTCAGATCTGTTTACCACCAATTTACCTCCATGTTTAAGGGTAGCAGATTTGGGCTGTTCTTCAGGGCCTAATACCCTACTAGTGATTTCGGAGATCATTGAAGCTATTGATGAAATCTGTCATCAGTTGAATTGTAATACACCCGAATTCCAAGTGTTCCTCAATGATCTTCCAAGTAATGACTTCAACACCATTTTCAAGAGCTTGCCAGTTTTCTATGAGCAactaaagaaggagaagggtGAAAAGTTTGGGCCATGTTCCATCACAGGATTACCTGGTTCCTTCTACGAGAGGCTCTTTCCAAGCAATACTATAGACTTCATTCATTCGTCTTCTAGCCTTCATTGGCTTTCTCAG GTTCCTTCAACGGTTGAGAATAACAAGGGGAATATTTACTTGGCAAGGACGAGTCCTCCCAGTGTACTCAGAGCATACTTGGATCAATTTCAAAAGGATTTCTCCTTGTTTCTTAGCTTGCGCTCCAAAGAACTAATACCACAAGGGAGAATGGTTCTAACAATGATAGGCAGGAGAAGTGAAGATCCCTTTGGCAAAGATTGTTACTTTTGGGAACTCTTGTCTAAGTCATTGAATGATTTGGTCTCAGAG GGTCTCATTGATGAAAGAAAAGTAGATTCATTCAATTTGCCTTACTATATACCTTCTCGTAAAGAGTTAGAGGCTATAGTTTGTGCAGAAGGATCATTTTATCTTGACCAGTTAGAAATCTTTGATGTCAACTGGGATgctagtgatgatgatgatatcaaAGAGTTCATGTTTGATAGGTTTATGAGTGGGCAGAAAGTGGCCAAGTGTATAAGAGCTGCGACAGAATCCCTACTCGCTTGTCACTTTGGGTATGTTGTAATTGATGTTCTATTCAATAGGTACATGGAGTATGTTAGTGACCACCTCTCAAAGGATGAGGGTAAGTTTTTTAATCTTGTTGTTTCCTTGAGAGGGAAGTGA
- the LOC122058674 gene encoding probable jasmonic acid carboxyl methyltransferase 2 → MEVQQILHMNGGNGETSYACNSKLQKLVITKAKPVLIESISDLYTTNLPPCLRVADLGCSSGPNALLVISEIIEAIDQICHQLNRNMPEFQVFLNDLPSNDFNTIFKTLPSFHEQLKKEKGEKFGPCSITGLPGSFYDRLFPSSSIDFLHSSYSLHFLSQVPPMAESNKGNIYLVKTSPPSVLKAYLEQFQKDFSLFLSLRSKEITPGGRMVLTMLGRRSEDPFGKECYFWELLSKSLIDLVSEGLIEEAKVDSFNLPFYMPSTKELEAIVCAEGSFYLDQLEIFDINWDTSDDDDNKELISDRFISGQKVAKCIRAVAEPLIACHFGDAIIDLLFSKYMEYVSDHLSRSEGKYVNFIISLRGK, encoded by the exons ATGGAAGTCCAACAAATTCTCCACATGAATGGGGGAAATGGAGAAACTAGCTACGCATGTAACTCCAAACTTcaa AAACTAGTGATAACCAAGGCAAAACCAGTGTTGATTGAGAGCATTTCAGATTTGTATACCACCAACTTACCTCCATGTTTAAGGGTAGCAGATTTGGGCTGCTCTTCAGGGCCCAACGCCCTACTGGTGATCTCAGAGATCATTGAGGCTATTGATCAAATATGTCATCAGTTGAATCGTAACATGCCCGAATTCCAAGTGTTCCTCAATGATCTACCAAGTAATGACTTCAACACCATTTTCAAGACCTTGCCAAGCTTCCATGAGCAactaaagaaggagaagggtGAAAAGTTTGGTCCATGTTCCATCACAGGATTACCTGGTTCTTTCTATGATAGGCTTTTTCCAAGCAGTTCTATAGACTTCCTTCATTCCTCTTACAGCCTTCATTTTCTATCTCAG GTTCCTCCAATGGCTGAAAGTAACAAAGGAAATATTTACTTGGTAAAGACGAGTCCTCCTAGTGTGCTCAAAGCATACTTGGAGCAATTTCAAAAggatttctctttatttcttagCTTGCGCTCCAAGGAAATAACACCAGGAGGGAGAATGGTTCTGACAATGTTAGGCAGGAGAAGTGAAGATCCCTTTGGCAAAGAATGTTACTTTTGGGAGCTCTTGTCTAAGTCACTAATTGACTTGGTCTCAGAG GGTCTCATTGAAGAAGCTAAAGTGGATTCATTCAACTTGCCTTTCTATATGCCTTCTACTAAAGAGTTAGAGGCTATAGTTTGTGCAGAAGGATCATTTTATCTTGATCAACTAGAAATCTTTGACATCAATTGGGATACGAGTGATGATGACGACAACAAAGAGCTCATATCTGATAGATTTATAAGTGGGCAAAAAGTGGCAAAATGTATAAGAGCAGTGGCAGAACCCTTGATTGCTTGTCACTTTGGGGATGCTATAATTGATCTTTTGTTTAGTAAGTACATGGAGTATGTCAGTGACCACCTCTCAAGGAGTGAGGGTAAGTATGTTAATTTTATCATTTCCTTGAGAGGGAAATGA